One Actinosynnema pretiosum DNA segment encodes these proteins:
- a CDS encoding acetylxylan esterase codes for MPWFDLPEAELAQYRTPTQEPTGLDAWWAERLADARALAKPVTTTPHEESAYGPLSVLDVEFSGALGDRVRAWHLRPASDGPLPTAVVFIGYGGGRGTPTEHAWLAAAGYGVLVVDTRGQGGRWTTGATPDSAPSGPSHPGFMTRGIDSPEGYYYTRLMTDAALAVDVAAGLDGVDPERIAVLGASQGGGLALAAAALNPTKVKVCHADVPFLCDFQRAITLTGADPYAEIANFLSHNVALVDQARDTLRYVDAALLARRITATSLLSAGLMDEVCPPSTVFAAYNEITAPKRIEVFPFSGHAVPRTHDEVKLKHLREHL; via the coding sequence ATGCCGTGGTTCGACCTGCCCGAGGCGGAGCTGGCGCAGTACCGGACCCCGACCCAGGAGCCGACCGGCCTGGACGCCTGGTGGGCCGAGCGCCTGGCCGACGCCAGGGCGCTGGCGAAGCCGGTGACGACCACGCCGCACGAGGAGTCCGCGTACGGCCCGCTGAGCGTGCTGGACGTCGAGTTCTCCGGCGCGCTGGGCGACCGCGTCCGCGCCTGGCACCTGCGCCCCGCGAGCGACGGCCCGCTGCCCACGGCCGTGGTGTTCATCGGCTACGGCGGCGGCAGGGGCACGCCCACCGAGCACGCCTGGCTGGCGGCGGCCGGTTACGGCGTCCTCGTGGTGGACACCAGGGGCCAGGGCGGCAGGTGGACCACCGGCGCGACCCCCGACTCGGCCCCGTCGGGCCCGTCGCACCCCGGTTTCATGACGCGCGGCATCGACTCCCCCGAGGGCTACTACTACACCCGCCTGATGACCGACGCCGCGCTCGCGGTGGACGTCGCGGCCGGGCTGGACGGCGTGGACCCGGAGCGCATCGCCGTGCTGGGCGCCAGCCAGGGCGGCGGCCTGGCACTGGCCGCGGCGGCCCTGAACCCGACCAAGGTCAAGGTGTGCCACGCGGACGTGCCGTTCCTGTGCGACTTCCAGCGGGCCATCACCCTGACCGGCGCGGACCCGTACGCGGAGATCGCGAACTTCCTGTCGCACAACGTCGCGCTGGTCGACCAGGCCCGCGACACCCTGCGCTACGTGGACGCGGCCCTGCTGGCCAGGCGCATCACCGCGACGAGCCTGCTGAGCGCCGGCCTGATGGACGAGGTGTGCCCCCCGTCGACGGTGTTCGCCGCCTACAACGAGATCACCGCCCCGAAGCGGATCGAGGTGTTCCCGTTCAGCGGCCACGCCGTGCCGAGGACGCACGACGAGGTGAAGCTGAAGCACCTCCGCGAGCACCTCTGA
- a CDS encoding LacI family DNA-binding transcriptional regulator, with amino-acid sequence MPTKAESSSSGSTASGKVTIADIAAEAGVSVPTVSKVMNGRADVAATTRERVEEIIRRHGYQRRADERSRRSNLVELMFHELESAWALEIIRGAEQVASDSGLALVLSESQGRPTPGHGWLEGVIARRPLAVISVFSDLTGQQLAKLRARDIPVVVVDPIGEPDLDTPSIGATNWNGGLTATRHLIELGHRRIAMIGGPERVLCSRARVDGYRAALETAGLRVDPELIRYGDFHVESGRAQFAPLLELPDPPTAVFAGSDLQALGVYEAARAAGLRIPDDLSVVGFDDLPVAQWVGPPLTTVRQPLQDMAAAGTRLAITLARGDEPEHRRIELATSLVVRQSTARPR; translated from the coding sequence ATGCCGACCAAAGCCGAGTCGTCGTCCTCGGGCAGCACCGCTTCGGGCAAGGTGACGATCGCGGACATCGCCGCCGAGGCCGGCGTGTCGGTCCCGACAGTTTCAAAGGTGATGAACGGCCGCGCCGACGTCGCCGCCACCACCCGCGAGCGGGTCGAGGAGATCATCCGCAGGCACGGCTACCAGCGGCGCGCCGACGAGCGCTCCCGGCGGTCCAACCTGGTGGAGCTGATGTTCCACGAGCTGGAGAGCGCCTGGGCGCTGGAGATCATCCGGGGCGCGGAGCAGGTCGCCTCCGACAGCGGGCTCGCGCTCGTGCTGTCCGAGTCGCAGGGCCGCCCCACCCCCGGCCACGGCTGGCTGGAGGGCGTCATCGCGCGCCGCCCGCTCGCGGTGATCAGCGTCTTCTCCGACCTGACCGGCCAGCAGTTGGCCAAGCTGCGCGCCAGGGACATCCCGGTCGTGGTGGTCGACCCGATCGGCGAGCCGGACCTGGACACGCCGTCGATCGGCGCGACCAACTGGAACGGCGGCCTCACCGCCACCCGGCACCTGATCGAGCTCGGCCACCGCCGCATCGCCATGATCGGCGGCCCCGAGCGGGTGCTGTGCAGCCGCGCCCGCGTCGACGGCTACCGCGCCGCCCTGGAGACCGCGGGCCTGCGGGTGGACCCCGAGCTGATCCGGTACGGCGACTTCCACGTCGAGTCCGGCCGCGCCCAGTTCGCGCCGCTGCTGGAGCTGCCCGACCCGCCCACGGCCGTGTTCGCGGGCAGCGACCTGCAGGCGCTGGGCGTCTACGAGGCCGCCCGCGCCGCCGGGCTCAGGATCCCCGACGACCTGAGCGTCGTCGGGTTCGACGACCTGCCGGTCGCCCAGTGGGTGGGCCCGCCGCTGACCACTGTCCGCCAGCCCTTGCAGGACATGGCCGCGGCGGGCACCCGTCTCGCCATCACGCTGGCAAGGGGTGACGAGCCCGAACACCGCCGAATCGAGCTCGCCACGTCCCTCGTCGTGCGGCAGAGCACCGCACGGCCGCGCTAG
- a CDS encoding sunset domain-containing protein produces MFWLFFGICAVAFTAGAVLSWLPLRATIRDLRAELRSRPVVEIDEDDYDDEPDDYDEDEILDAEIDEEDEDDLPAPRPAPAGVSVKEVPALPARAPRALEMPGNNETTQVIPRQVRANSRTRVFHTPDSPYFDRMRGDVEFSSIAEAEEAGYTRWRPKATTPTRPVL; encoded by the coding sequence GTGTTCTGGTTGTTCTTCGGCATCTGCGCCGTCGCGTTCACCGCGGGCGCCGTCCTGAGCTGGCTGCCGCTGCGGGCCACGATCCGCGACCTGCGGGCCGAGCTGCGCTCCAGGCCCGTCGTGGAGATCGACGAGGACGACTACGACGACGAGCCGGACGACTACGATGAGGACGAGATCCTCGACGCGGAGATCGACGAGGAGGACGAGGACGACCTCCCGGCCCCGCGCCCCGCGCCCGCCGGGGTGAGCGTGAAGGAGGTCCCCGCGCTGCCCGCCAGGGCCCCGCGCGCGCTGGAGATGCCGGGCAACAACGAGACCACCCAGGTCATCCCGCGCCAGGTCAGGGCCAACTCCCGGACCCGCGTCTTCCACACCCCGGACTCGCCGTACTTCGACCGGATGCGCGGCGACGTGGAGTTCTCCTCCATCGCCGAGGCCGAGGAAGCGGGCTACACCCGCTGGCGCCCGAAGGCCACCACCCCCACCCGCCCGGTGCTCTGA
- a CDS encoding WhiB family transcriptional regulator, with the protein MPELSRLPVPVAESWDWQLEGLCRGMDSALFFHTPNERGSSRQNREARAKEICGRCPVRRQCREHALEVEETYGIWGGLGESELRRLIADRHRRT; encoded by the coding sequence ATGCCAGAGCTGTCCCGACTTCCCGTGCCCGTCGCCGAGTCCTGGGACTGGCAGCTGGAGGGTCTGTGCCGAGGCATGGACAGCGCGCTGTTCTTCCACACGCCCAACGAGCGCGGCTCGTCCCGGCAGAACCGGGAGGCGCGCGCGAAGGAGATCTGCGGGCGCTGCCCGGTGCGCAGGCAGTGCCGCGAGCACGCGCTGGAGGTCGAGGAGACCTACGGCATCTGGGGCGGGCTCGGCGAGAGCGAGCTGCGCAGGCTGATCGCCGACCGCCACCGCCGCACCTGA
- a CDS encoding ATP-binding protein translates to MTFTYDVDHVDGATVVRPEGRLDLSTYVPLRDGLLKCAVTGPSAVVVLLGDGFEFATPALMSVFSTVWTRVAEWPGVRIMLVGESDPHRAALAGGGAGRFVPHYPTLADALGAVEQPAQPQRDEALLPDTPVGALIARQFVRETCERWDLGDRIEDAVLVATELVENALEHTSSAPSLRLELRGGRLVVAVRDGGATPPKPPPPAGRGLLPGGRGMRMVESVSRVWGHSPWPGGGKVVWAVLGR, encoded by the coding sequence ATGACCTTCACCTACGACGTCGACCACGTCGACGGCGCCACAGTCGTGCGCCCCGAGGGCAGGCTGGACCTGTCGACCTACGTCCCGCTGCGCGACGGCCTGCTCAAGTGCGCGGTGACCGGCCCGTCCGCCGTGGTGGTCCTGCTCGGCGACGGCTTCGAGTTCGCCACCCCCGCGCTGATGTCGGTGTTCTCCACGGTGTGGACGCGGGTCGCCGAGTGGCCGGGCGTGCGGATCATGCTGGTGGGCGAGTCCGACCCGCACCGGGCCGCGCTGGCGGGCGGCGGCGCGGGGCGGTTCGTGCCGCACTACCCGACGCTGGCCGACGCGCTGGGGGCCGTCGAGCAGCCCGCGCAGCCCCAGCGGGACGAGGCGCTGCTGCCGGACACGCCGGTCGGCGCGCTGATCGCGCGGCAGTTCGTGCGCGAGACGTGCGAGCGCTGGGACCTGGGCGACCGCATCGAGGACGCGGTGCTGGTCGCCACCGAGCTGGTGGAGAACGCGCTGGAGCACACCAGCTCCGCGCCCAGCCTGCGCCTGGAGCTGCGCGGCGGACGCCTCGTGGTGGCCGTCCGCGACGGCGGCGCGACCCCGCCGAAGCCGCCGCCGCCCGCCGGGCGCGGCCTGCTCCCCGGTGGGCGGGGGATGCGGATGGTGGAGTCGGTGAGCCGCGTGTGGGGGCACTCGCCGTGGCCCGGCGGCGGCAAGGTCGTGTGGGCGGTGCTAGGGCGCTGA
- a CDS encoding ArsR/SmtB family transcription factor: MHALDVLGDPIRRRILELLADGERTAGSLAEVINAEFGISQPAVSQHLRVLRESGFARVRAEGTKRLYEIDGTALREVDGWLARFERFRFERFRDERPGAGAADPA, from the coding sequence GTGCACGCCCTCGACGTTCTTGGTGACCCGATCAGGCGACGCATCCTGGAATTGCTCGCGGACGGCGAGCGGACGGCGGGATCGCTCGCGGAAGTGATCAACGCGGAGTTCGGGATCTCCCAGCCCGCGGTCTCCCAGCACCTCCGGGTGCTCAGGGAGAGCGGATTCGCGCGAGTGCGCGCGGAAGGCACGAAACGCCTCTACGAGATCGACGGGACGGCGCTGCGCGAGGTGGACGGCTGGCTGGCGCGGTTCGAGCGGTTCCGGTTCGAGCGGTTCCGGGACGAGCGGCCCGGCGCGGGAGCCGCGGACCCGGCCTGA
- a CDS encoding LacI family DNA-binding transcriptional regulator — protein MRRATLATIAAAAGVSLPTVSKVLNGKDDVGAETRARVRRLLDEYDYVPVGARRAASGALVDLVFTALESPWAVEVIRGVVDSGLHVVVSSTGLSGAGAGGGAGAGAGQSGAGPLGAGQSGAPRESWAARLVEARRAGALVVTSRLTQADRRLLAASRVPVVVIDPVDLPPPDVPSVGAANWAGGLAATEHLLELGHRRIAAIGGPPGLLCSRARVDGYRAALDRAGIGVDPALVRHGDFRHGGGLRAATELLALPDPPTAVFAGNDEQALGVIEAARVAGLPVPEALSVVGFDDLPVAVWSSPALTTVRQPLAEMGRHAGRMLADLVAGRPLGAQRVELATELVVRASTGARR, from the coding sequence ATGCGTCGAGCCACACTGGCCACCATCGCCGCAGCCGCCGGGGTGTCCCTGCCGACGGTCTCCAAGGTGCTGAACGGCAAGGACGACGTCGGCGCCGAGACCAGGGCGCGCGTGCGCAGGCTGCTCGACGAGTACGACTACGTCCCCGTCGGCGCCCGGCGCGCCGCCTCGGGGGCGCTGGTGGACCTGGTGTTCACCGCGCTGGAGAGCCCGTGGGCGGTCGAGGTCATCCGGGGGGTGGTCGACTCCGGGCTGCACGTCGTGGTCTCCTCCACCGGGCTGTCCGGAGCCGGGGCCGGGGGCGGGGCCGGGGCAGGCGCCGGTCAGTCGGGCGCAGGTCCCCTGGGCGCGGGCCAGTCCGGCGCGCCCCGCGAGAGCTGGGCCGCCCGCCTGGTCGAGGCCCGCCGCGCGGGCGCGCTCGTCGTCACCTCCCGCCTCACCCAGGCCGACCGCCGCCTGCTCGCCGCCTCCCGCGTCCCCGTCGTCGTCATCGACCCGGTCGACCTGCCCCCGCCCGACGTGCCCAGCGTCGGAGCCGCCAACTGGGCGGGCGGCCTCGCCGCCACCGAGCACCTCCTCGAACTGGGCCACCGCCGCATCGCCGCCATCGGCGGGCCGCCCGGACTGCTGTGCAGCCGCGCCCGCGTCGACGGCTACCGCGCCGCCCTCGACCGCGCGGGCATCGGCGTCGACCCCGCCCTGGTCAGGCACGGCGACTTCCGGCACGGCGGCGGCCTGCGCGCCGCCACCGAGCTGCTCGCCCTGCCCGACCCGCCCACCGCCGTGTTCGCGGGCAACGACGAGCAGGCGCTCGGCGTCATCGAGGCCGCCCGCGTGGCGGGCCTGCCGGTCCCGGAGGCGCTGAGCGTCGTCGGCTTCGACGACCTGCCCGTCGCGGTGTGGTCGTCGCCCGCGCTCACCACGGTGCGCCAGCCGCTGGCCGAGATGGGCAGGCACGCGGGCCGGATGCTCGCCGACCTGGTCGCGGGCCGCCCCCTGGGCGCCCAGCGGGTCGAGCTGGCCACCGAACTCGTCGTCCGCGCCTCGACCGGGGCGCGTCGGTGA
- a CDS encoding beta-xylosidase/alpha-l-arabinosidase, with protein MHVNTWADPARPVAERVAALLAELTLEEKLAQLVGVWVGASSDGAEVAPAQHDFAEPLPPWDELTKPGLGQLTRVFGTGPVDPLLGARSLAETQRRLVAGSRFGVPAMAHEECLAGFTAWQATVFPVPLAWGASFDPDSVRAMAEGIGGQLRDVGVHQGLAPVLDVTRDYRWGRVEETIGEDPYLVGLIGAAYVRGLESTGVVATLKHFAGYSASRGGRNHAPVAIGAREFADVVLVPFEMALREGGARSVMHSYADVDGVPPASDRALLTGLLRERWGFTGTVVADYFGVSFLETAHGVADSPGAAAALALAAGVDVELPSVRCYGEPLAALVRAGEVPVEHVDTAVTRVLTQKCELGLLDADWRPESPAVLRDEPVDLDPPHLRALSRTIAERSVVLLRNDGVLPLAGPSRIAVVGPCADDLLALMGCYSFANHVGVQHPDVPLGVEMATAAQAVRAEFPDAEVVTAPGCEVSGPDRSGFAEAVRVASGADVVLAVLGDRSGLFGRGTSGEGCDAEDLELPGVQGELLTELLDCGRPVVLVLLTGRPYALGPATDRAAAIVQAFFPGEEGAGAVAGVLSGRVNPSGKLPVQVPRGPAGQPSTYLRPQLGGPSSISSADPTPLFPFGHGLSYTGFELSGFDAAEEFETELVVSLEVANTGAVAGAEVVQLYLHDPVASVVRPQRQLVGFARVELEPGQVARVAFRVHADRTSFTGRDGVRIVEPGELRLLVGCSSEDVRWEHPVRLLGETRVVGHDRVLVTPVEVEVVSG; from the coding sequence GTGCACGTGAACACCTGGGCGGACCCAGCCCGGCCGGTCGCCGAGCGGGTCGCCGCGCTGCTGGCCGAGCTGACCCTGGAGGAGAAGCTCGCGCAGCTGGTGGGGGTGTGGGTGGGCGCGTCGAGCGACGGGGCCGAGGTCGCCCCGGCGCAGCACGACTTCGCCGAGCCGCTGCCGCCGTGGGACGAGCTGACCAAGCCGGGCCTCGGCCAGCTCACCCGCGTCTTCGGCACCGGACCGGTCGACCCGCTGCTCGGCGCGCGGTCGCTGGCCGAGACCCAGCGCAGGCTCGTCGCGGGCAGCCGCTTCGGCGTGCCCGCCATGGCGCACGAGGAGTGCCTGGCCGGGTTCACCGCCTGGCAGGCCACCGTGTTCCCGGTGCCGCTGGCCTGGGGCGCGAGCTTCGACCCCGACTCGGTGCGGGCCATGGCCGAGGGCATCGGCGGGCAGCTGCGCGACGTCGGCGTGCACCAGGGCCTCGCGCCCGTGCTCGACGTGACCCGCGACTACCGGTGGGGCCGGGTCGAGGAGACCATCGGCGAGGACCCGTACCTGGTCGGCCTGATCGGCGCCGCCTACGTGCGCGGCCTGGAGTCGACCGGCGTCGTGGCCACGCTCAAGCACTTCGCCGGCTACTCGGCCTCGCGCGGCGGGCGCAACCACGCGCCGGTGGCGATCGGGGCGCGCGAGTTCGCCGACGTGGTGCTCGTGCCGTTCGAGATGGCGCTGCGCGAGGGCGGGGCGCGCTCGGTCATGCACTCCTACGCCGACGTGGACGGCGTGCCGCCCGCCTCGGACCGGGCGCTGCTGACCGGGCTGCTGCGGGAGCGGTGGGGGTTCACCGGGACGGTGGTGGCCGACTACTTCGGCGTGTCGTTCCTGGAGACCGCGCACGGCGTCGCGGACTCGCCGGGGGCCGCCGCCGCCCTGGCGCTGGCGGCGGGCGTGGACGTGGAGCTGCCGAGCGTGCGCTGCTACGGCGAGCCGCTGGCCGCCTTGGTGCGCGCGGGCGAGGTGCCCGTGGAGCACGTCGACACCGCCGTGACGCGGGTGCTCACCCAGAAGTGCGAGCTGGGGCTGCTCGACGCCGACTGGAGGCCCGAGTCGCCCGCCGTGCTGCGCGACGAGCCCGTCGACCTGGACCCGCCGCACCTGCGCGCGCTGTCCCGCACGATCGCCGAGCGCTCCGTGGTGCTGCTGCGCAACGACGGGGTGCTGCCGCTGGCCGGGCCGTCCCGGATCGCCGTGGTCGGGCCGTGCGCGGACGACCTGCTCGCGCTGATGGGCTGCTACTCGTTCGCCAACCACGTGGGCGTGCAGCACCCGGACGTGCCGCTGGGCGTGGAGATGGCCACGGCCGCGCAGGCGGTGCGCGCCGAGTTCCCCGACGCCGAGGTGGTGACCGCGCCGGGCTGCGAGGTCAGCGGGCCGGACCGGTCCGGGTTCGCCGAGGCGGTGCGGGTGGCCTCCGGGGCCGACGTGGTGCTCGCGGTGCTGGGGGACCGGTCCGGGCTGTTCGGGCGCGGCACCTCCGGCGAGGGGTGCGACGCGGAGGACCTGGAGCTGCCAGGGGTGCAGGGGGAGTTGCTCACCGAGCTGCTGGACTGCGGGCGACCGGTGGTGCTGGTCCTGCTCACCGGGCGCCCCTACGCGCTCGGGCCCGCGACGGATCGGGCGGCTGCGATCGTGCAGGCGTTCTTCCCCGGCGAGGAGGGCGCGGGCGCGGTCGCGGGCGTGCTCAGCGGGCGGGTGAACCCGTCCGGGAAGCTGCCCGTGCAGGTCCCGCGCGGACCGGCCGGGCAGCCGTCGACCTACCTGCGGCCCCAGCTCGGCGGGCCGAGCTCGATCAGCTCGGCCGACCCGACGCCGCTGTTCCCGTTCGGGCACGGGCTGTCGTACACGGGCTTCGAGCTGAGCGGGTTCGACGCGGCCGAGGAGTTCGAGACCGAGCTGGTGGTCTCGCTGGAGGTCGCCAACACCGGCGCGGTCGCGGGCGCCGAGGTGGTGCAGCTGTACCTGCACGACCCGGTCGCCTCGGTGGTGCGCCCGCAGCGGCAGCTCGTCGGGTTCGCGCGGGTGGAGCTGGAACCGGGCCAGGTGGCGCGCGTGGCGTTCCGGGTGCACGCCGACCGGACCTCGTTCACCGGGCGGGACGGGGTGCGGATCGTCGAGCCGGGGGAGCTGCGGTTGCTGGTCGGGTGCTCCAGCGAGGACGTGCGCTGGGAGCACCCGGTGCGGCTGCTCGGCGAGACCAGGGTCGTCGGCCACGACCGGGTGCTGGTGACCCCGGTCGAGGTCGAGGTGGTGAGCGGCTGA
- a CDS encoding STAS domain-containing protein has product MSDSVELSATTSQPDSVLVRVVGELDIATAPAFRDYARDRLPPPGGRMVLDLGGVRLLPASGINALLELRAACEARGARLELLAGCPVLRSLALTGLHRFFTITPLSSEAS; this is encoded by the coding sequence ATGAGTGATTCGGTCGAGCTGTCCGCGACCACGAGCCAACCGGACTCGGTGCTGGTCAGGGTCGTGGGCGAGCTGGACATCGCCACGGCGCCCGCGTTCCGCGACTACGCCCGCGACCGGCTGCCGCCCCCCGGTGGGCGGATGGTGCTGGACCTGGGCGGGGTGCGGCTGCTGCCCGCGTCGGGGATCAACGCGCTGCTGGAGCTGCGGGCGGCGTGCGAGGCGCGCGGGGCGCGGCTGGAGCTGCTGGCGGGCTGCCCGGTGCTGCGCTCGCTGGCGCTGACCGGGCTGCACCGGTTCTTCACGATCACGCCGCTGTCGTCCGAGGCGTCCTGA
- a CDS encoding C40 family peptidase: MASRPAQRTIRAALATTAAAVLVTGLPLTQASAQPGSAEDALKKYNDLSTEAGRLNDEHLKAQEDLKAKQGDLDKANGDLQNAKSAEESHRGDVDALTEASFEGARFNQLSALLVSDSQQDFLNRATALEVLASANSESIQGLSDAVVQADDAQKRASEATEGARKAAEDIANRKNDLDKQVGEAREQYRSLSAAQKSKLASIGDTSTVNVPAGTAGTALAFALAQRGKPYVYGSNGPNSWDCSSLIQAAYRQAGVSVPRTSYGQATVGRSVSRSEVKAGDIIVYYSSQSHVAMAVDGVRAVHASTEGVPVKIADIDSIGPISVIRRVEG, from the coding sequence GTGGCGTCACGACCCGCACAGCGCACCATCCGCGCGGCACTGGCGACGACCGCCGCCGCCGTTCTGGTCACCGGCCTGCCGCTGACCCAGGCCTCCGCGCAGCCCGGCAGCGCCGAGGACGCGCTCAAGAAGTACAACGACCTCTCCACCGAGGCAGGCCGGCTGAACGACGAGCACCTCAAGGCCCAGGAGGACCTGAAGGCCAAGCAGGGCGACCTCGACAAGGCCAACGGCGACCTGCAGAACGCCAAGAGCGCCGAGGAGTCGCACCGCGGCGACGTGGACGCGCTGACCGAGGCCTCGTTCGAGGGCGCCCGGTTCAACCAGCTGTCCGCGCTGCTGGTCAGCGACTCGCAGCAGGACTTCCTCAACCGCGCGACCGCGCTGGAGGTGCTGGCGTCCGCGAACTCGGAGTCGATCCAGGGCCTGTCCGACGCCGTCGTGCAGGCGGACGACGCGCAGAAGCGCGCCAGCGAGGCCACCGAGGGCGCCCGCAAGGCCGCCGAGGACATCGCGAACCGCAAGAACGACCTGGACAAGCAGGTCGGCGAGGCCCGCGAGCAGTACCGCTCGCTCAGCGCCGCGCAGAAGAGCAAGCTGGCCAGCATCGGCGACACCAGCACCGTGAACGTGCCCGCGGGCACGGCGGGGACGGCGCTGGCGTTCGCGCTGGCGCAGCGCGGCAAGCCGTACGTGTACGGCTCGAACGGCCCGAACTCGTGGGACTGCTCCAGCCTGATCCAGGCCGCGTACCGCCAGGCGGGCGTGTCCGTGCCGCGCACCAGCTACGGCCAGGCCACCGTGGGGCGTTCGGTGTCGCGCAGCGAGGTCAAGGCGGGCGACATCATCGTCTACTACTCCAGCCAGTCGCACGTGGCGATGGCGGTCGACGGGGTGCGCGCGGTGCACGCGTCCACCGAGGGCGTGCCGGTGAAGATCGCGGACATCGACTCGATCGGTCCGATCAGCGTGATCAGGCGCGTCGAGGGCTGA
- a CDS encoding MerR family transcriptional regulator, with protein MLWSPGAVARMLAISPTTLRTWDRRYGLGPSTREEGKHRRYSAEDVDRLRRMVALTGQGVAPASAAAMALAGPAGAEEPPERPEEVTAAERRGFARAATRLDAPLMVRLVGELIQRHGVVRAWDCALVPFLVAAGERAAADARGVEVEHLATASISRALSVYAQAAEQPRLPVLLACAPEEQHSLPLDVLAAALAERGCASRNLGARVPPTALLDAAALLSPVTVMVWAHAGAQAEATPVAELVETGRTVLVGGPGWTSAPAGSRFVGSLNEAIDTILSLNRF; from the coding sequence GTGCTGTGGAGCCCAGGCGCGGTGGCCAGGATGCTGGCGATCTCGCCCACCACCCTGCGCACGTGGGACCGCCGGTACGGCCTCGGCCCGAGCACCCGCGAGGAGGGCAAGCACCGGCGGTACTCGGCCGAGGACGTGGACCGGCTGCGCAGGATGGTCGCGCTGACCGGCCAGGGCGTCGCGCCCGCGTCGGCCGCCGCGATGGCGCTGGCCGGGCCCGCCGGGGCGGAGGAGCCGCCCGAGCGCCCCGAGGAGGTGACGGCGGCCGAGCGGCGCGGGTTCGCGCGGGCCGCGACCAGGCTGGACGCGCCGCTGATGGTGCGGCTGGTCGGCGAGCTGATCCAGCGGCACGGCGTGGTGCGGGCCTGGGACTGCGCGCTGGTGCCGTTCCTGGTCGCGGCGGGCGAGCGGGCGGCGGCGGACGCGCGCGGCGTGGAGGTCGAGCACCTGGCGACGGCCAGCATCTCGCGGGCGCTGTCGGTGTACGCGCAGGCCGCCGAGCAGCCGCGGCTGCCGGTGCTGCTGGCGTGCGCGCCGGAGGAGCAGCACTCGCTGCCGCTGGACGTGCTGGCCGCCGCGCTGGCCGAGCGCGGGTGCGCGTCGCGGAACCTCGGCGCGCGCGTCCCCCCGACCGCCCTGCTCGACGCCGCGGCCCTCCTGTCACCCGTAACGGTGATGGTGTGGGCGCACGCCGGTGCGCAGGCCGAGGCGACCCCCGTCGCCGAACTGGTCGAAACCGGACGAACCGTGCTGGTCGGGGGGCCGGGGTGGACGAGCGCGCCCGCCGGTTCCCGCTTCGTCGGCTCGCTAAACGAGGCGATCGACACAATTCTCAGCTTGAACCGATTCTGA
- a CDS encoding lytic polysaccharide monooxygenase, translating to MTTVLGTSGTALAHGSMTYPGSRTYHCYEDGRTNGNGDLNPANPACAAAVALGGKQPLWDWFGNLISQAGGKHREIIADGDLCGPTAKYDAYNLPRADWPVTNLRAGAPITFRYNAWAPHPGTWDQYVTKDGFDVTKPLKWSDLEPAPFDSVLNPPLANGEYAWNATLPNKTGRHIIYSIWQRTDSPEAFYSCSDVVFSGGSSGDTQAPTAPGTPTATATSSSVALSWGAATDNTGVTGYQVYREAGANDALVATTTTTSATVTGLTASTAYEFYVVARDAAGNTSPPSSAVSVTTTGGGGTPGGTCSVTYTTPSVWSGGFTANVAVKNTGASAVSAWQLAWDVPSGESITSAWSAEVVVSGGKATAKGVSWNSSIAPGATVSFGFNGTAGGNPAKPAAFTLGGATCASA from the coding sequence GTGACCACCGTCCTCGGCACCAGTGGAACGGCGCTGGCGCACGGCTCTATGACCTACCCCGGCAGCCGCACCTACCACTGCTACGAGGACGGCCGCACCAACGGGAACGGCGACCTCAACCCCGCCAACCCGGCCTGCGCCGCAGCCGTCGCCCTCGGCGGCAAGCAACCGCTGTGGGACTGGTTCGGCAACCTCATCAGCCAGGCGGGCGGCAAGCACCGCGAGATCATCGCCGACGGCGACCTGTGCGGCCCCACCGCCAAGTACGACGCCTACAACCTGCCCCGCGCGGACTGGCCCGTCACGAACCTGCGCGCGGGCGCGCCCATCACCTTCCGCTACAACGCGTGGGCCCCGCACCCCGGCACCTGGGACCAGTACGTCACCAAGGACGGCTTCGACGTCACGAAGCCGCTGAAGTGGTCCGACCTGGAGCCCGCCCCGTTCGACTCGGTCCTGAACCCGCCGCTCGCCAACGGCGAGTACGCGTGGAACGCGACCCTGCCGAACAAGACCGGCCGCCACATCATCTACTCGATCTGGCAGCGCACGGACAGCCCCGAGGCGTTCTACAGCTGCTCCGACGTGGTGTTCAGCGGCGGCAGCAGCGGTGACACCCAGGCGCCCACCGCGCCCGGAACGCCCACGGCCACCGCGACCAGCAGCTCGGTCGCGCTGAGCTGGGGCGCGGCCACCGACAACACCGGCGTCACCGGCTACCAGGTGTACCGCGAGGCGGGCGCCAACGACGCGCTCGTGGCCACCACCACGACCACCTCGGCGACCGTCACCGGCCTGACCGCGAGCACCGCGTACGAGTTCTACGTGGTCGCCCGCGACGCGGCGGGCAACACCTCGCCCCCGTCGTCGGCGGTCAGCGTCACCACCACCGGTGGCGGCGGCACGCCGGGTGGAACCTGCTCGGTCACCTACACCACCCCCAGCGTGTGGTCCGGCGGCTTCACCGCGAACGTCGCGGTCAAGAACACCGGCGCCTCCGCGGTGAGCGCCTGGCAGCTGGCCTGGGACGTGCCCTCGGGCGAGTCGATCACCTCGGCCTGGTCCGCGGAGGTCGTCGTGTCCGGTGGGAAGGCCACCGCCAAGGGCGTGAGCTGGAACTCCAGCATCGCCCCCGGCGCCACGGTGAGCTTCGGCTTCAACGGCACGGCCGGCGGCAACCCGGCCAAGCCCGCCGCGTTCACCCTCGGCGGCGCGACGTGCGCCTCGGCGTGA